The proteins below come from a single Mustela nigripes isolate SB6536 chromosome 14, MUSNIG.SB6536, whole genome shotgun sequence genomic window:
- the LOC132000862 gene encoding uncharacterized protein LOC132000862 has protein sequence MRGFSYMRDNNKRQARQSSVSTGNDRRAPLLARARQARGSASADSARRRAGPPRNRWDSSFVSDEMPLVLLRSGVGSVEKKYAVLLGQRKVLEHCPASLLVPWPPESCPSRPSCHHSHELPKHKWTSHVPAQKLSSARGPQREDRTPREAACSALHALLCALHAPRQAPSPQHSSYAVTSLHKDPGSAATRAEEREATIEAPRFPRARLSTRGSHRPDNDPSQP, from the exons ATGCGAGGTTTCAGCTACATGCGTGATAATAACAAGCGCCAGGCGCGACAATCTTCTGTCTCCACGGGGAATGACAGGCGCGCGCCGCTTCTCGCCAGAGCACGGCAGGCGAGAGGAAGCGCGTCCGCGGACTCGgccaggaggagggcagggccgCCGAGGAACCGGTGGGACTCTTCATTTGTTTCTGATGAAATGCCCCTTGTGCTCCTGAGGTCGGGGGTTGGTTCAGTAGAGAAGAAATATGCGGTCCTGCTGGGACAGCGGAAGGTTCTGGAACActgcccagcctccctcctggtGCCCTGGCCTCCAGAATCCTGTCCCTCGAGGCCGTCCTGCCATCACTCCCATGAGCTCCCAAAGCACAAATGGACTAGTCATGTCCCCGCCCAGAAACTCAGCAGCGCCCGTGGCCCCCAAAGAGAAGACCGAACCCCACGGGAAGCCGCCTGCAGCGCCCTCCACGCTCTCCTGTGTGCGCTCCATGCACCCCGCCAAGCACCCAGTCCCCAGCACAGCAGCTACGCAGTCACCAGCCTCCACAAG GATCCAGGCTCAGCTGCCACCAGAGCTGAGGAAAGAGAAGCCACGATCGAGGCACCAAG GTTCCCCAGGGCCCGCCTCAGTACCCGAGGCTCCCATCGCCCTGACAACGACCCCAGCCAGCCTTAA